One part of the Lemur catta isolate mLemCat1 chromosome 13, mLemCat1.pri, whole genome shotgun sequence genome encodes these proteins:
- the SLITRK1 gene encoding SLIT and NTRK-like protein 1, producing MLLWILLLETSLCFAAGNVTGDVCKEKICSCNEIEGDLHVDCEKKGFTSLQRFTAPTSQFYHLFLHGNSLTRLFPNEFANFYNAVSLHMENNGLHEIVPGAFLGLQLVKRLHINNNKIKSFRKQTFLGLDDLEYLQADFNLLRDIDPGAFQDLNKLEVLILNDNLISTLPANVFQYVPITHLDLRGNRLKTLPYEEVLEQIPGIAEILLEDNPWDCTCDLLSLKEWLENIPKNALIGRVVCEAPTRLQGKDLNETTEQDLCPLKNRVDSSLPAPPAQEETFAPGPLPTPFKTNGQEDHATPGSAPNGGTKIPGNWQIKVRPTVAIATGSARNKAPANSLPCPGGCSCDHIPGSGLKMNCNNRNVSSLADLKPKLPNVQELFLRDNKIHSIRKSHFVDYKNLILLDLGNNNIATMENNTFKTLLDLRWLYMDSNYLDTLSREKFAGLQNLEYLNVEYNAIQLILPGTFNAMPKLRILILNNNLLRSLPVDVFAGVSLSKLSLHNNYFMYLPVAGVLDQLTSIIQIDLHGNPWECSCTIVPFKQWAERLGSEVLMSDLKCETPVNFFRKDFMLLSNDEICPQLYARISPTLTSHSKNSTGLAETGTHSNSYLDTSRVSISVLVPGLLLVFVTSAFTVVGMLVFILRNRKRSKRRDANSSASEINSLQTVCDSSYWHNGPYNADGAHRVYDCGSHSLSD from the coding sequence ATGCTGCTTTGGATTCTGTTGCTGGAGACGTCTCTTTGTTTTGCCGCTGGAAACGTTACAGGGGACGTTTGCAAAGAGAAGATCTGTTCCTGCAATGAGATAGAAGGGGACCTACACGTAGACTGTGAAAAAAAGGGCTTTACAAGTCTGCAGCGTTTCACCGCCCCGACTTCCCAGTTTTACCATTTATTTCTGCATGGCAATTCCCTCACTCGACTTTTCCCTAATGAGTTCGCTAACTTTTATAATGCGGTTAGTTTGCACATGGAAAACAATGGCTTGCATGAAATCGTGCCGGGGGCTTTTCTGGGGCTGCAGCTGGTGAAAAGGCTGCACATCAACAACAACAAGATCAAGTCTTTTCGAAAGCAGACTTTTCTGGGGCTGGACGATCTGGAATACCTCCAGGCTGATTTTAATTTATTACGCGATATAGACCCAGGGGCTTTCCAAGACTTGAACAAGCTGGAGGTACTCATTTTAAATGACAATCTCATCAGCACCCTACCTGCCAACGTGTTCCAGTatgtgcccatcacccacctCGACCTACGGGGAAACAGGCTGAAAACGCTGCCCTATGAAGAGGTCTTGGAGCAAATCCCTGGTATTGCTGAGATCCTGCTAGAGGATAACCCTTGGGACTGCACCTGTGATCTGCTCTCCCTGAAAGAATGGCTCGAAAACATTCCCAAGAATGCCCTGATCGGCCGAGTGGTCTGTGAAGCCCCCACCAGACTGCAGGGTAAAGACCTCAATGAAACCACTGAACAGGACTTGTGTCCTTTGAAAAATCGAGTGGATTCTAGTCTCCCGGCGCCGCCTGCCCAAGAAGAGACTTTCGCTCCTGGCCCCCTGCCAACTCCGTTCAAGACAAATGGGCAAGAGGATCATGCCACCCCAGGGTCTGCTCCAAACGGAGGTACAAAGATACCAGGCAACTGGCAGATCAAAGTCAGACCCACGGTGGCGATAGCGACGGGTAGCGCCAGAAACAAAGCCCCAGCCAACAGTttgccctgccctgggggctgcagctgcGACCACATCCCGGGGTCGGGTTTAAAGATGAACTGCAACAACCGGAACGTGAGCAGCTTGGCTGATTTGAAGCCCAAGCTCCCCAACGTGCAGGAGCTTTTCCTTCGAGATAACAAGATCCATAGCATCCGAAAATCGCACTTTGTGGATTACAAGAACCTCATTCTGTTGGATCTGGGCAACAATAACATCGCCACCATGGAGAACAACACTTTCAAGACCCTTTTGGACCTCAGGTGGCTGTACATGGATAGCAATTACCTGGACACGCTGTCTCGGGAGAAATTCGCGGGGCTCCAGAACCTGGAGTACCTGAACGTGGAGTACAACGCGATCCAGCTCATCCTCCCCGGCACTTTCAATGCCATGCCCAAACTGAGGATTCTCATTCTCAACAACAACTTGCTGAGGTCCCTGCCGGTGGACGTGTTTGCTGGGGTCTCGCTCTCTAAGCTCAGCCTGCACAACAATTACTTCATGTACCTCCCGGTGGCAGGGGTGCTGGACCAGTTAACGTCCATCATCCAGATAGACCTGCACGGAAACCCCTGGGAGTGCTCCTGCACCATTGTGCCTTTCAAGCAATGGGCAGAACGCCTGGGTTCCGAAGTGCTGATGAGCGACCTCAAGTGCGAGACGCCAGTGAACTTCTTTAGAAAGGATTTCATGCTCCTCTCCAATGACGAGATCTGCCCCCAGCTGTACGCTAGGATCTCGCCCACGTTAACTTCGCACAGTAAAAACAGCACTGGGTTGGCGGAGACCGGGACGCACTCCAACTCCTACCTAGACACCAGCAGGGTGTCCATCTCCGTGTTGGTCCCGGGACTGCTGCTGGTGTTTGTCACCTCCGCCTTCACCGTGGTGGGCATGCTCGTGTTTATCCTGAGGAACCGAAAGCGGTCCAAGAGAAGGGATGCCAACTCCTCCGCGTCCGAAATCAATTCCCTACAGACAGTCTGTGACTCTTCCTACTGGCACAATGGGCCTTACAACGCAGATGGGGCCCACAGGGTGTATGACTGTGGCTCTCACTCGCTCTCAGACTAA